Proteins encoded by one window of Lathyrus oleraceus cultivar Zhongwan6 chromosome 1, CAAS_Psat_ZW6_1.0, whole genome shotgun sequence:
- the LOC127109085 gene encoding secreted RxLR effector protein 161-like, with product QLVGSLRYLCNTRPDICYSVGMVSRFMSKPKWSHYQAAVRILRYIKGTMKYGVLFPSGRKDESELLSYSDSDWCGDRVDRRSTSGYLFKFLGGPISWCSKKQPVVALSTCEAEYIAGAVTACQAVWILNLLQDLKIKVNKPLKLMIDNKSAINLARNPVLHGRSKHIETKYHFLRHQVQRGVLEVVHCSTQKRLETVISNVM from the exons cagttggttggttctctgaggtatttgtgcaataccagacctgatatttgctattcagttgggatggttagtaggttcatgagtaaacctaagtggtcccattaccaagctgctgtcaggattctgaggtatatcaagggaactatgaagtatggagtattatttccttctggaagaaaggatgagtcagaacttctgagttattcagattctgattggtgtggagacagagttgacagaagaagtacgtctgggtacttattcaaatttctgggaggtcccatttcttggtgttccaagaagcaacctgttgtggcattgtcaacttgtgaagctgaatacattgcaggtgctgttactgcatgccaagctgtgtggattctgaatctattgcaggatctgaagattaaagtaaacaaacctctgaagctgatgattgacaacaagtctgcaatcaatcttgccagaaacccagtgttgcatgggagaagcaagcacattgagaccaagtatcattttctgagacatcaagttcagaggggagtgttagaagttgtacactgcagcactcagaaac GACTTGAAACTGTGATCTCTAACGTTATGTGA